In Rhinoraja longicauda isolate Sanriku21f chromosome 16, sRhiLon1.1, whole genome shotgun sequence, the genomic stretch GGACGAGGACGATCCAGGTACAGTCTGCTGCCAGCTTGGCTCTCCAACTCTGAATGTACTGAGTGAAAACGCTGCAACGATCCGACAGAATCGTGACAAacgttttaaatgctgttattgtgtgtgtgcgtgtgtgtttatatatatatatatatatatatatattatatatatatagagagagagagagatagataaatgtctatatatatatatatgagatgcttgatacacacacacacccacccacacgtgtgtgtctgtgtgtgtatgtgtctgtgtgtgtgtctctgtgtgtgtgtgtgtgtgtgtgtgtgtatatcaagCATCTCTTGTATGTTATTCAACTCTCCCAGTTGGTTTCCATCTTCTTGTTTTAAGGGGATAAAGTGGTTTTGCCACCAATCGCTTACAGCGTGCCCCAAATGCGGTCAGGGAAGTGGAGCTAATAAAAACATCTCGAAGTAGATTTGCGATTGTAATGAGGATGTTTTTACAAAATCTGGTGCTCGCAAAAAAACTGGATAAACTACTTGTCAAAACGAAACCTATTTCAGATGAAATATACCTATTTCCGTTTAAACCAGTATTTACTACTTCCCTATTTCAGGTGAAGTTTGTTCTTCCCAGGCTGCAGTAGGATGCGATGGGGAtatgtaatgtgtgtgtgtgtgtttgtttaatgAGAGAGGGCAGGGGGGACTCTTTGATCTCATCAGCTGCAATCTTACAATCTTCACGCTTACCTTTACCCCCATAACTTGGTTCAAATTACATTTCTGCTTCTGCATTCAGGAAACTAGGATAGGACGAGCGTCAACGTTTTGCTTGATGTTCAACGAGTTCTTAGCACGTCGCTCGGTTTAAACGTTGACGATCCTTGTTTGTAATTCCAGGTAAAGGTAACTACTGGACCTTGGATCCCAACTGTGAAAAAATGTTTGACAATGGGAATTTCAGGAGGAAGAGGAAACGCAGATCTGACACCACAGGTTCCAGTGGTCACGTCGCTGGCGATAAGACTGACGACGTCAATGGTGGAACCATTAGACCTTCAGACACAGTCAGTGCCTTGGGATGCACTTCCCCAGGATTGGAGAACTCTCCCGGCACTGCGAGCGATTCCAAACCCTCGCCTCCACCAAGCGTGCAACCCAATTCCTGCTTCACCAACTTTGGGTCTCACATGAGTTCTATGATCAGCGGAAGCAATGGGATGAACAGGCCGGTTTCCTCGGGCGGACTGATGGGAGACTTATCACAGGCCAGGCAAAGTCTATCCGGACTCAGTTCATATTCACCTTCGCAGAATTCAATACACAACATCGTCGACATCCACAATCGTCTGAATTACTATCAATCTACTGTTCCAAATCACCAAAGTGGACTAAGCGCCCCTCTATGCAACTTCAGCGTCAATAATCCTATCCACAGCAGAGAGGGGACAGAGGTTTAACAAGAAACAATGGAAATACAGAGTGTTGAAAATCttgatagaaacagagaaaatactgttttgacattttatatatatatatatatatatatatatatatatataatataaaataaCGATGTAACTAATATAGTTAGTGTAGTTTGGTACGGATGATTTGTTCTCATGTGTTAAAGTGCCCTTATTATTAACGTGGAGGATTAATACAATTCTGTTTACTTTTAACTGGCCTTCCGTCATAAGTCATTTGTTTACACGAAACTATGCAAAATGATTTTAAAAGGTTGGATTGTCAAGCGAACACTGTTTCAAACATGTGGATGGAAAATAATGCACTGTGGCCCATAAGTACATTAATTTTGCAGATGAATGCGTTATGTTTTCAGCAGTCACAGTTTTTTGTCGCACACGGAGGGGTAAATTGTTTTGAAGTTTTCCGAATTAATATTTAAGGATGTACTTATTCGACCTTGCATTCACTAAACAGCTTAAGTGACCTGCGTATATTTAGCACGGTGATTTTGTTTTGTCTGATAATTTGGCACCGTCCTGCTAAAGTTATGTCGCAACGTGTCACTGGTATCTACTGTATTGAATCTCACGTTCCTTTCTTTTCGATTTACAAATTAAACAGTTTACcttatttaaacaagcatcttgtAGTTTTCTGTTGAACACAGTTTATAAACTAGAATTAAAATatggacgatagacacaaaaagctgggtaactcagcgagacaggcagcatctctggagagaaggaatgggcgacgttttgggaggacacccttcttcagaagataatATGGAAGTTCTAGAAGTTGCGCGACAAATCCTGAAtccttattttttaaatatatcttCAATTAAACTGGATAGTGTAACAATTCCGATAGACATCATCAAGTTTATACCCAGGCTTTGACCAAAGTTAATTGATATGATTCCTCATCaaaaactttgaagaagttctcctcctcaaaaaaacgttccctccgtaactccctggtccactcgtcccttcctacccaaaccaccccatccctgggcatttccccctgcaaccgcaagagatgcaacacctgtccctttacccccccctcccccctcaaatccatccaaggactcaaacagtctttccaggtgagacagaggttcacctgcacctcctccaacctcatctattgtatccgctgctctagatgtcaacttctttacatcggcgaaaccaaacgcaggctcagcgatcgtttcactcaacaccttcactcagtccgcctaaaccaaccTAGATCTCCAGGTggcagagcacttcaactcccacacccagtctgacctttctgtcatgggcctcctccagtgccatagtgaggcccaccgcaaattggaggaacagcacctcatatttcgcttgggcagcttgcagcccagtggtatgaacattgacttctccaactttagatagttcctctgtccccttcttcccctccccttcccagttctccctcttctttgtcccactcccctgacatcagtctggagaagggtcccgacccgaaacgtcacccattccttctctcctgagatgctgcctgacctgctgagttactccagcattttgtgaaataaataacttcgatttgtaccagcatctgcagttattttcttacactacattgaTATGGTTGTGATAACTTTCTGATTATCAATATGGAGGGAGGCTCTATGTCTCTCGTTGGAATATGCATGGCCAAAATGTTGCCCTCCGTTTGCTTTCcctcctgcccatttccctcaaCAGACACTGGCTGACCCGTTGTGGGCCCCTCCCAGTTGTGTTTATGCTCAATATTCTAGCATCTGTAGTCTTTATGGCCAACATGTTATTATTTTAGTTAAATTGGATATATACACGATATGAATTGTTCGCGTATGAAAAATGATATACAATTACTTGAAGGCGGTCATCTAGTTATTTACCTCTTAGGCAAACAAAGTGATATTCTCCAGGTATTAAGCAGCGATAAACTGCTAACTCTCGCCAACATATATGCCTGTacacagttgatatttttaattatttcaatCTCTAACGTTGGTTTCTATTTTGACACGATAGGTTTAATTCACAGATGTAATTTTATTGAATAAGAAGAGACT encodes the following:
- the foxi1 gene encoding forkhead box protein I1, whose product is MNAFGQQVPPNASPHQLPNTQEILDMALYCDNFSMYPQNLHHHHPQRPSAHPSGYGLADYTSPTTNPYLWLNGPAINSPPYLPGSHGAAYIQSGYGTGQRQFLPSPAGFGAAELGWLSLPSQQELFKMVRPPYSYSALIAMAIQHAGDKKLTLSQIYQYVAENFPFYKKSKAGWQNSIRHNLSLNDCFKKVPRDEDDPGKGNYWTLDPNCEKMFDNGNFRRKRKRRSDTTGSSGHVAGDKTDDVNGGTIRPSDTVSALGCTSPGLENSPGTASDSKPSPPPSVQPNSCFTNFGSHMSSMISGSNGMNRPVSSGGLMGDLSQARQSLSGLSSYSPSQNSIHNIVDIHNRLNYYQSTVPNHQSGLSAPLCNFSVNNPIHSREGTEV